A single region of the Thermoanaerobacterium aotearoense genome encodes:
- a CDS encoding DUF1848 domain-containing protein, which translates to MLEIISCSRRTDIPAFYYDWLQECLKNKYVMVKNPYNKSTYMVDLSPERVHSICLWSKSFANVLKNPGFLSLYNLYFQFTITGYSKFLEPNVIDTNEAVRQMEQLALKYSPKQINWRFDPIILSIKGENEPTPDNFERARLKVFEALCRDISSFGVNRCTISFLCLYKKVEQRMKESKFTCSIPSQQQQIEFVSQLVEIADKYGVTIYTCTSHIIEGVPGVNKGHCIDGTYLEELFGKRASHAKDAGQRKGCGCTRSRDIGAYSGQSCGHGCLYCYAR; encoded by the coding sequence ATGCTTGAGATAATAAGTTGCAGCAGAAGAACGGATATTCCTGCGTTTTATTATGATTGGCTTCAGGAATGTCTGAAAAATAAATATGTAATGGTAAAAAATCCTTACAATAAGTCAACATACATGGTGGATTTATCTCCTGAAAGGGTGCACTCAATTTGCCTGTGGTCAAAGTCGTTTGCCAATGTACTTAAAAATCCTGGATTTTTGTCGCTGTATAATCTATACTTTCAGTTTACAATCACAGGCTACTCCAAATTTCTGGAGCCAAATGTTATTGATACAAATGAGGCAGTCAGGCAGATGGAACAACTGGCTCTAAAGTACTCACCTAAGCAAATAAACTGGAGATTTGACCCTATTATTCTTAGTATCAAGGGAGAGAACGAACCGACACCAGATAACTTTGAAAGAGCAAGGCTAAAGGTGTTTGAGGCTTTATGCAGGGATATTTCTTCCTTTGGGGTAAATCGCTGTACCATAAGTTTTCTTTGCCTGTATAAAAAAGTGGAACAAAGAATGAAAGAATCGAAGTTTACTTGTTCAATTCCTTCACAGCAACAGCAGATTGAATTTGTAAGCCAATTAGTAGAGATTGCAGACAAATACGGGGTCACAATTTATACATGCACCAGCCACATTATTGAAGGAGTACCTGGGGTGAACAAGGGCCATTGTATAGACGGGACCTACCTTGAAGAATTGTTCGGTAAAAGAGCCTCCCACGCAAAAGATGCAGGGCAAAGAAAAGGATGCGGATGTACCAGGTCAAGAGATATTGGAGCATATAGTGGGCAGAGTTGCGGGCATGGGTGCCTTTATTGCTATGCGAGATAA
- a CDS encoding class I SAM-dependent methyltransferase: MYNPEQIKNFYNNYGMREWERLDLTAYDRINYHLHRHFLQGHIGKDKKVLDAGCGAGRFSIAIAQSGSEVTLLDISDEQINIARNKILESGLSSRVSNFIVGDLCEMSMIEDETFDTTVCYGAALNYLLDNLSKGVSELVRVTKRGGTILISVNSKWGVIHSLLGRENFDILDFFGRPDYWYIDKVVDTGELPQHPGVSHPPRHFFDAKEIREILHKAGLKHIVLGSSPCLTAGFRSKVELLEKDNEAWKTIIRLEEKSYCLPTMLDYGEFLLAKGVKEKEW; the protein is encoded by the coding sequence ATGTACAATCCAGAGCAAATCAAAAATTTCTATAACAATTATGGGATGCGGGAGTGGGAGAGACTTGATTTGACCGCATACGATAGAATCAACTATCATCTGCATAGGCACTTTCTTCAAGGACATATTGGTAAAGATAAAAAAGTTCTTGATGCTGGCTGTGGAGCAGGAAGGTTTAGCATAGCCATTGCCCAGTCTGGAAGTGAGGTTACTTTGTTAGATATTTCTGATGAACAAATAAATATCGCAAGGAACAAGATTTTAGAAAGTGGATTATCGAGTAGAGTTTCTAATTTTATAGTTGGTGATTTGTGTGAAATGTCTATGATAGAAGATGAAACTTTTGATACAACTGTATGTTACGGGGCTGCACTGAACTACCTTCTTGATAATTTAAGTAAAGGCGTAAGCGAACTTGTTAGAGTCACAAAAAGAGGTGGGACAATACTCATTAGTGTAAATAGTAAATGGGGAGTTATTCATTCTTTACTTGGGAGAGAGAACTTTGATATTTTAGACTTTTTTGGACGGCCTGATTATTGGTATATTGATAAAGTTGTGGATACAGGTGAATTACCGCAGCATCCTGGTGTTTCTCATCCGCCAAGGCATTTCTTTGATGCAAAGGAAATCAGGGAAATATTACATAAGGCAGGGCTAAAACATATTGTGTTAGGGAGCAGCCCATGCCTTACGGCGGGTTTCCGTTCAAAAGTTGAGTTACTTGAGAAAGACAATGAAGCATGGAAAACAATTATTCGATTGGAAGAGAAATCGTATTGTCTCCCTACAATGTTAGACTACGGAGAGTTTCTACTTGCAAAAGGTGTAAAAGAAAAGGAGTGGTAG
- a CDS encoding zinc ribbon domain-containing protein, producing MEKQFECLRCKEQMKYLKEYRFDSQDNNRGILGALFDIEEHLTFDVYVCPKCRHTEFFFTESREGFDEWNDW from the coding sequence ATGGAAAAGCAGTTTGAGTGTTTAAGGTGTAAAGAGCAAATGAAGTATCTGAAAGAATATCGCTTTGATTCCCAGGATAATAATAGGGGAATATTGGGAGCATTATTTGATATTGAAGAGCATTTGACTTTTGACGTATATGTCTGCCCTAAATGCAGGCATACAGAGTTTTTCTTTACAGAATCAAGGGAAGGGTTTGACGAATGGAATGACTGGTAA
- a CDS encoding DUF5680 domain-containing protein: MKTMNCTELALKEFLVRAKRNTYAGDGVLSVSSRPNSKDLHYGEGDLLYIDSYFGSVDFIGEEVVFENQKPIWGMNYYGKMLIDEIPPGFSKCLKSALKAVPVENPFRGPALFEQDRFVYKCSWQGDISEFNGNEAIYFDGIEIYRLSFHGGYIK, translated from the coding sequence ATGAAAACAATGAACTGCACAGAATTGGCTTTGAAAGAATTTCTGGTCAGAGCAAAAAGGAATACATATGCTGGAGATGGGGTTCTTTCTGTATCTTCAAGACCGAACTCAAAGGATTTACATTATGGTGAAGGGGATTTACTGTACATAGACTCTTACTTTGGGAGCGTTGATTTTATTGGTGAAGAAGTGGTATTTGAAAATCAAAAGCCCATATGGGGAATGAATTATTATGGGAAAATGCTCATTGATGAAATTCCGCCAGGATTCAGCAAATGCCTGAAAAGTGCATTGAAGGCAGTTCCTGTTGAAAACCCATTCAGAGGACCTGCTTTATTTGAACAGGATAGGTTTGTTTATAAATGTTCATGGCAGGGAGATATATCTGAGTTTAACGGGAATGAGGCAATATACTTTGATGGTATTGAAATATATAGATTGTCTTTTCATGGCGGATATATAAAATAG